A section of the Pyxidicoccus xibeiensis genome encodes:
- a CDS encoding beta-ketoacyl synthase N-terminal-like domain-containing protein: MRRVGIFGWGVVAPKSRNIEAFERNLSSAESWLSPFNGFGPDNFLVGMPEFELADYKPWIDARFPGSRFSQLERKMGQPTQFAIGAFIQSLAQNPGLEQELQALGPRAHVYVGTGLGDLPTVQSISLDLYRAQRRWDRFWAAPERNSVMRQWLETREPLPGLPPEPSTTEEATRDEAEDAWWHFWAGRSVELREYLSELREIEAIGVPEDGDVESAKLAVIKEKRTRNARLQKKWMSPEPPWNAVSSNVLWNIHNTPASQISMMGRITGMTFAPVAACSSFGYGLRLAINAIQLGQAKAVVMGMTDPPPTPLVVGGFYNARVISADAAVSKPLTALRGTHIAGGSVVWVLGDLEHFTAKGFKPLGMEPVSVGVTADADHIITPSKEGPTLAIREALAGAGLSPEDLGSWDLHATATPGDFLEVQNLRDVLPETVLITARKGTFGHGMSAGGGWELTAQYLGYGQGKVYPTPLKQAELNKQISRVHGRFVFNEPVDAPAGCAGKLSMGVGGINACVISRPWKK, from the coding sequence GTGCGCAGAGTAGGAATCTTCGGCTGGGGCGTCGTCGCCCCCAAGTCCAGGAACATCGAAGCTTTCGAGCGGAATCTCTCCTCCGCCGAGAGCTGGCTGTCTCCCTTCAACGGCTTCGGGCCGGACAACTTCCTCGTCGGCATGCCGGAGTTCGAGCTGGCCGACTACAAGCCCTGGATTGACGCGCGCTTCCCGGGCAGCCGCTTCTCGCAGCTCGAGCGGAAGATGGGCCAGCCGACGCAGTTCGCCATCGGCGCCTTCATCCAGTCGCTCGCGCAGAACCCCGGGCTGGAGCAGGAGCTGCAGGCCCTGGGTCCCCGCGCCCACGTCTACGTGGGCACCGGCCTGGGCGACCTGCCCACCGTCCAGTCCATCTCCCTGGACCTGTACCGCGCGCAGCGCCGGTGGGACCGCTTCTGGGCGGCCCCGGAGCGCAACAGCGTCATGCGCCAGTGGCTGGAGACGCGCGAGCCTCTGCCGGGCCTGCCCCCCGAGCCCTCCACGACGGAGGAGGCCACGCGCGACGAGGCCGAGGACGCCTGGTGGCACTTCTGGGCCGGCCGCTCCGTGGAGCTGCGCGAGTACCTGTCGGAGCTGCGGGAAATCGAGGCCATCGGCGTGCCGGAAGACGGCGACGTCGAGTCCGCCAAGCTGGCCGTCATCAAGGAGAAGCGCACCCGCAACGCCCGGCTGCAGAAGAAGTGGATGTCGCCGGAGCCGCCGTGGAACGCCGTCTCCTCCAACGTGCTGTGGAACATCCACAACACGCCCGCCTCGCAGATTTCGATGATGGGCCGCATCACCGGCATGACGTTCGCCCCGGTGGCCGCGTGCTCGTCCTTCGGCTACGGCCTGCGGCTGGCCATCAACGCGATTCAACTGGGCCAGGCCAAGGCCGTCGTCATGGGCATGACGGACCCGCCGCCGACGCCACTCGTCGTGGGCGGCTTCTACAACGCCCGCGTCATCTCCGCGGACGCCGCCGTCTCCAAGCCCCTCACCGCGCTGCGCGGCACGCACATCGCGGGCGGCTCGGTGGTGTGGGTGCTGGGTGACTTGGAGCACTTCACCGCGAAGGGCTTCAAGCCGCTGGGCATGGAGCCGGTGTCCGTGGGCGTCACCGCGGACGCGGACCACATCATCACCCCGTCCAAGGAAGGCCCCACGCTGGCCATCCGCGAGGCGCTGGCCGGCGCGGGCCTGTCTCCGGAGGACCTGGGCAGCTGGGATTTGCACGCCACCGCCACCCCGGGCGACTTCCTCGAGGTGCAGAACCTGCGCGACGTGCTGCCCGAGACGGTGCTGATTACCGCGCGCAAGGGCACCTTCGGCCACGGCATGTCCGCGGGCGGCGGCTGGGAGCTGACGGCCCAGTACCTGGGCTACGGCCAGGGCAAGGTGTACCCCACGCCGCTGAAGCAGGCGGAGCTCAACAAGCAGATTTCGCGCGTCCACGGCCGCTTCGTCTTCAACGAGCCGGTGGACGCGCCCGCGGGCTGCGCCGGCAAGCTGTCCATGGGCGTGGGTGGCATCAACGCCTGCGTCATCTCGCGCCCCTGGAAGAAGTAG
- a CDS encoding RNA polymerase factor sigma-32 — protein MANGRKRTKGTTPRSRAKRPAAPGTAEAEVLEPEGEEAQAEAATDPDALEPDPAELAEVETEADVSGPIVPPKALARVGESGLTSRDPLQAYMAEVQRHPLLTREEELQLARHYRDTADVGAAYRLVASNLRLVVKLAHEYHRNPLSLLDLVQEGNIGLMQAVKKYDPERGVKLSSYAAWWIRAYILRYIMDNWKMVKLGTTEAQRKLFFKLRQEQEKLISQGFEASPKLLAERLNVTEQDVVEMDQRLGHDEMSIDAPLRADDDSGATRADRYLPSGAMPADERLGAEQLKALFREKLAEFARTLEGKERYIFENRLTSDEPLTLQDIGDKYGVSRERARQIEAALINRMREFMREHIPDFDLVATPKG, from the coding sequence ATGGCGAATGGGAGGAAGAGAACCAAAGGGACGACCCCCCGGTCCCGTGCGAAGCGGCCTGCGGCCCCTGGCACCGCCGAGGCGGAAGTGCTCGAGCCGGAGGGCGAGGAGGCCCAGGCCGAGGCGGCGACGGACCCGGACGCCCTGGAGCCGGACCCCGCCGAGCTGGCGGAGGTGGAGACCGAGGCGGACGTCAGCGGCCCCATCGTCCCTCCCAAGGCCCTGGCCCGGGTGGGGGAGTCGGGGCTCACGTCGAGGGACCCCCTCCAGGCCTACATGGCGGAGGTCCAGCGCCACCCGCTGCTGACGCGGGAGGAGGAGCTCCAGCTTGCCCGGCACTACAGGGACACGGCGGACGTGGGGGCGGCCTACCGGCTGGTGGCCTCCAACCTGCGCCTGGTGGTCAAGCTGGCGCACGAGTACCACCGCAACCCGCTGTCCCTGCTGGACCTGGTCCAGGAGGGCAACATCGGGCTGATGCAGGCGGTGAAGAAGTACGACCCGGAGCGGGGCGTGAAGCTGAGCAGCTACGCCGCGTGGTGGATTCGGGCCTACATCCTCCGCTACATCATGGACAACTGGAAGATGGTGAAGCTGGGGACCACCGAGGCCCAGCGGAAGCTCTTCTTCAAGCTGCGCCAGGAGCAGGAGAAGCTCATCTCCCAGGGCTTCGAGGCCAGCCCGAAGCTGCTGGCGGAGCGGCTCAACGTCACCGAGCAGGACGTGGTGGAGATGGACCAGCGCCTGGGGCACGACGAGATGTCCATCGACGCGCCGCTGCGCGCGGATGACGACTCGGGCGCGACGCGGGCGGACCGGTACCTGCCCTCCGGGGCCATGCCCGCCGACGAACGGCTGGGTGCCGAGCAGCTCAAGGCCCTCTTCCGCGAGAAGCTGGCCGAGTTCGCCCGCACCCTGGAGGGCAAGGAGCGCTACATCTTCGAGAACCGGCTCACCTCGGACGAGCCCCTCACGCTCCAGGACATCGGCGACAAGTACGGCGTCAGCCGCGAGCGCGCCCGCCAAATCGAGGCGGCCCTCATCAACCGGATGCGCGAGTTCATGCGCGAGCACATCCCCGACTTCGACCTGGTCGCCACGCCCAAGGGCTGA
- a CDS encoding molecular chaperone DnaJ, with translation MAKAGQTPPGPGSDEIRAAWARKDAGDVAGARKAAERILAGNPSPEDRAEAHELLRRTSTPSRLYGFALLAAAVFIVLLVLALSRYA, from the coding sequence ATGGCAAAAGCCGGACAGACGCCCCCTGGGCCCGGGTCGGACGAAATCCGGGCCGCCTGGGCCCGGAAGGACGCTGGCGACGTGGCCGGGGCCCGGAAGGCCGCCGAGCGCATCCTGGCGGGCAACCCCTCCCCCGAGGACAGGGCGGAGGCGCATGAGCTGCTCCGGCGCACCTCCACCCCCAGCCGCCTGTACGGCTTCGCCCTGCTCGCCGCCGCCGTCTTTATCGTCCTGCTGGTGCTGGCTTTGAGCAGGTACGCGTAA
- a CDS encoding DUF6250 domain-containing protein — MGQARRKEKEKQQEAPPEPAPRQEAAPVPDAWVKPQGLSRKGWAILAGLILLMQFPLIHYALFRGDAAVTAAVPYSQDFSDPAVVKRDWFSTGGFWRTVNGELLAPGVKNNPLWLQAPLPDDVAIEFDVRSEPPEGDIRVELFGNGVDPSSGYVLVQGGWNNSMSVLARQDVNAPTLDALRRRAARVAESGGGKGADLVDTGVFKPDTKVRVEARGNPVQAGRTYHWRIERRGTLLRWSIDGEPVLELDDPFPLKGEGLDRLGLSGNESQIFFDNLRVDTPDRMPAPAPVARAPLPPPGPYADNFDRATLGDAWNVTNPSAVKLENGALVVELIHNRPVWLKQPIPTNATIEFDAWTEDPQGDIKVEAWGDGKSFYAGDLRLQYTATGYVFIFGGWRNTQSAIARQHEHTNDRAVRNGAAVVPGKRHHFKLTRRGGALAWELDGQPFLTLQDPAPLEGPRNQFFGFSGWKTRVHFDNLKIEPLSP, encoded by the coding sequence ATGGGCCAGGCCAGGCGCAAGGAGAAGGAGAAGCAGCAGGAAGCCCCCCCGGAGCCCGCTCCCCGGCAGGAAGCCGCCCCCGTGCCCGACGCGTGGGTAAAGCCCCAGGGGTTGTCTCGCAAGGGCTGGGCCATCCTCGCGGGACTCATCCTCCTGATGCAGTTCCCGCTCATCCACTACGCGCTCTTCCGCGGCGACGCGGCGGTGACGGCGGCGGTGCCCTACTCGCAGGACTTCTCCGACCCGGCCGTGGTGAAGCGGGACTGGTTCTCCACCGGCGGCTTCTGGCGCACCGTGAATGGGGAGCTGCTGGCCCCGGGCGTGAAGAACAACCCCCTGTGGCTCCAGGCCCCGCTGCCGGACGACGTGGCCATCGAGTTCGACGTGCGGTCCGAGCCCCCGGAGGGCGACATCCGCGTGGAGCTGTTCGGCAATGGGGTGGACCCGTCCTCCGGCTACGTGCTGGTGCAGGGCGGGTGGAACAACTCCATGTCCGTCCTCGCCCGCCAGGACGTGAATGCCCCCACGCTGGACGCGCTCCGGCGCCGCGCCGCCCGCGTCGCCGAGTCCGGCGGCGGCAAGGGCGCCGACCTCGTGGACACCGGCGTCTTCAAGCCGGACACCAAGGTCCGCGTCGAGGCGCGCGGCAACCCCGTGCAGGCCGGCCGCACCTACCACTGGCGCATCGAGCGCCGCGGCACGCTGCTGCGCTGGTCCATCGACGGCGAGCCCGTGCTGGAGCTGGACGACCCGTTCCCCCTCAAGGGCGAGGGCCTGGACCGGCTGGGCCTGTCCGGCAACGAGTCTCAAATCTTCTTCGACAACCTGCGCGTGGACACGCCCGACCGCATGCCGGCCCCCGCCCCCGTGGCGCGCGCGCCGCTGCCGCCCCCCGGCCCCTACGCGGACAACTTCGACCGCGCCACGCTGGGTGACGCGTGGAACGTCACCAACCCCTCCGCGGTGAAGCTGGAGAACGGCGCCCTCGTGGTGGAGCTCATCCACAACCGCCCGGTGTGGCTCAAGCAGCCCATCCCCACCAACGCCACCATCGAGTTCGACGCCTGGACGGAAGACCCCCAGGGCGACATCAAGGTGGAGGCCTGGGGCGACGGCAAGTCGTTCTACGCGGGCGACCTGCGCCTGCAGTACACCGCCACCGGCTACGTCTTCATCTTCGGCGGCTGGCGCAACACCCAGTCCGCCATTGCCCGCCAGCACGAGCACACCAACGACCGCGCCGTGCGCAATGGCGCCGCCGTCGTCCCCGGCAAGCGCCACCACTTCAAGCTCACCCGCCGAGGCGGTGCCCTCGCGTGGGAGCTGGATGGCCAGCCCTTCCTCACCCTCCAGGACCCCGCTCCTCTGGAAGGCCCGCGCAACCAGTTCTTCGGCTTCTCGGGCTGGAAGACCCGCGTGCACTTCGACAATCTGAAGATTGAGCCGCTCTCCCCCTAG
- a CDS encoding DUF4159 domain-containing protein yields the protein MSARRLTRRNLLLGTAALLPLLSRRADAFGEKSRFIPAVARHGGRWDARLSGLRRIAWELQRRTSVEVVPDARGFQLSSRELFEYPFLYFGGDGAFPALTEPEVTNLRRYLTYGGFMLADANDGSDGDGFDASFRREMARVLPQSPLAEVPSGHVVFKSFFLLDAAPGRLLNKPHLSACMLGKRAAVLYSQNDLAGAWSRSEAGDYEFDVSPGGEPQRELAVRLGLNICMYALCLDYKDDAVHLPLILNKRR from the coding sequence ATGTCCGCCCGGCGATTGACGCGTCGAAACCTCCTGCTCGGCACCGCCGCGCTCCTCCCGCTGCTCTCCCGGCGGGCGGACGCCTTCGGTGAGAAGAGCCGCTTCATCCCCGCGGTGGCCCGCCACGGAGGCCGCTGGGACGCGCGGCTGTCCGGGCTGCGCCGCATCGCCTGGGAGCTGCAGCGCCGCACCTCCGTGGAGGTGGTGCCGGACGCGCGCGGCTTCCAGCTCAGCTCCCGGGAGCTGTTCGAGTACCCCTTCCTCTACTTCGGCGGCGACGGCGCCTTCCCCGCGCTCACCGAGCCGGAGGTCACCAACCTGCGCCGCTACCTCACGTACGGCGGCTTCATGCTGGCGGACGCGAACGACGGCAGCGACGGGGACGGCTTCGACGCGTCCTTCCGCCGGGAGATGGCGCGGGTGCTGCCGCAGAGCCCGCTGGCCGAGGTGCCCTCCGGGCACGTGGTGTTCAAGTCCTTCTTCCTGCTGGACGCGGCGCCGGGACGGCTGCTCAACAAGCCACACCTGTCGGCCTGCATGCTGGGCAAGCGCGCCGCGGTGCTGTACTCGCAGAACGACCTGGCCGGGGCGTGGAGCCGCAGCGAGGCCGGAGACTACGAGTTCGACGTGTCCCCCGGAGGCGAGCCCCAGCGCGAGCTGGCCGTGCGCCTGGGCCTCAACATCTGCATGTATGCCCTCTGCCTCGATTACAAGGACGACGCCGTCCACCTGCCGCTCATCCTCAACAAGCGGCGCTGA